One genomic segment of Clostridium saccharoperbutylacetonicum N1-4(HMT) includes these proteins:
- a CDS encoding helix-turn-helix domain-containing protein codes for MMGEIKENIISPKQPYFVMTTSHYYKAVIMNYGISHFYCFTKEDIIERQFIAVPDGCVDILFCCDDKAPYAHICGTVLRPTLTHNNENKYFFGVRFLPGSPFKFENITMSELVENEIPFLEVIKDNELFEKITSSRDFNYQIQVFLERYIKLYANLNEVNKYKDLKKYMLNSITQTAGKIKINELAEATGYSVRYINKTFSKEFGLSPKVFCKLMRFQYLLSILNELDKDMLESNLAQISMELGYYDQSHMIKDFHEFTNTTPKMYIKALKEAEYKKRIIII; via the coding sequence ATGATGGGAGAAATAAAAGAGAATATTATTAGTCCTAAGCAGCCGTATTTTGTAATGACTACGTCTCATTATTATAAAGCAGTTATAATGAATTATGGAATTTCTCATTTCTATTGCTTTACAAAGGAAGATATTATAGAAAGGCAATTTATTGCAGTACCAGATGGCTGTGTTGATATTCTATTTTGTTGTGATGATAAGGCGCCATATGCACATATATGTGGAACAGTTCTTCGTCCTACTTTAACTCATAATAATGAAAATAAATATTTCTTTGGAGTGAGATTTTTACCAGGGAGTCCATTCAAATTTGAAAATATAACCATGTCAGAGTTGGTTGAGAATGAAATTCCATTTTTAGAGGTGATAAAAGATAACGAGTTATTTGAAAAAATAACTTCAAGTAGAGATTTCAATTATCAGATACAGGTGTTTTTAGAAAGATATATAAAGCTATATGCTAATTTAAATGAGGTTAATAAATACAAGGATTTGAAAAAATATATGCTGAATAGTATCACACAGACAGCAGGGAAGATTAAAATTAATGAACTTGCAGAAGCAACAGGATATTCAGTTAGATATATAAATAAAACATTTTCTAAGGAGTTTGGATTATCTCCAAAAGTATTTTGCAAACTTATGAGGTTTCAATATTTATTGAGTATTTTAAATGAGTTAGATAAAGATATGCTTGAATCTAATTTGGCACAGATTTCTATGGAATTAGGCTATTATGATCAGTCTCATATGATTAAGGATTTTCATGAATTTACAAATACAACACCTAAAATGTATATAAAGGCACTAAAAGAGGCGGAATATAAAAAGCGAATAATTATTATATAA
- a CDS encoding Rid family hydrolase: protein MDLTRINYSSGAPLEEKTGYSRMVKVGPFIYIGGTTAVQPDGTVFSEESAYEQAKYIFEKLVKLLEKAGSKKEEVIRIKGYTTDMKYGAEIARAYSEIFFEVKPLFTMIGTPMLNRPTQLVEIEMDAAIGCKVE from the coding sequence ATGGATTTAACAAGAATAAATTATTCATCAGGGGCTCCCTTAGAAGAAAAAACAGGATATTCTAGAATGGTAAAGGTAGGACCTTTTATATATATTGGAGGTACTACAGCTGTACAGCCTGATGGTACAGTTTTTAGTGAAGAAAGTGCCTATGAGCAAGCAAAGTATATTTTTGAAAAGCTGGTGAAATTATTAGAGAAAGCTGGTTCTAAAAAAGAAGAAGTAATTAGAATAAAAGGTTATACAACTGATATGAAATATGGAGCTGAAATTGCAAGAGCTTACTCAGAGATTTTTTTTGAGGTTAAGCCACTTTTTACAATGATTGGTACTCCTATGCTCAACAGACCAACTCAGTTAGTTGAAATAGAAATGGATGCAGCTATTGGATGCAAGGTAGAATAA
- a CDS encoding NAD(P)/FAD-dependent oxidoreductase, whose translation MKNSADVIIIGSGVIGNAAAYYLSKKGHSVIVLDKGDSIGDGGSTRNGGGVRQSGRDKRELPLAMYGIKNLWPKLSEELGVDVEYYQEGNLRLGKTVEHMKILTNLAKNAQDCGLEVNIISGDEVREINPYLSEEVIGASWCPTDGHANPLTTTLGFYRKARELGAHFITGEEVIEIRKIGGKARQVITKNNVYEGEHIILAAGYESRKLAATVGIDIPMNQVLLEVLVTEAQKPMFYQMLGTAEADFYGHQSKHGSFVFGGASGFETLNKDNGTPTTASITASCICRGIMKYFPDLKEAKIVRTWAGWIDECKDHVPVISHVEEVPGLILACAFTGHGFGISPTVGMLLSEMVEGKEMTLDISAFRYDRFKAKI comes from the coding sequence ATGAAAAATAGTGCAGATGTAATTATCATTGGAAGTGGTGTAATTGGAAATGCAGCAGCATACTACTTATCAAAAAAAGGTCATTCTGTTATTGTCCTCGATAAAGGTGACAGTATTGGAGATGGAGGTTCAACAAGAAATGGTGGAGGTGTTCGTCAATCAGGACGTGATAAAAGAGAACTTCCACTTGCTATGTATGGTATAAAAAATCTTTGGCCAAAGCTATCTGAAGAATTAGGGGTAGATGTGGAATATTATCAAGAAGGTAATTTAAGATTAGGTAAAACAGTAGAGCATATGAAGATCTTGACTAATCTTGCTAAGAATGCTCAGGATTGTGGACTTGAGGTAAACATAATTTCTGGAGATGAAGTACGAGAAATTAATCCATATCTTTCAGAGGAAGTTATAGGTGCAAGCTGGTGTCCTACTGATGGACATGCCAATCCTTTAACTACAACCTTGGGTTTTTATCGAAAAGCAAGGGAATTAGGTGCTCATTTTATCACAGGAGAAGAAGTTATTGAAATTAGAAAAATAGGTGGTAAAGCAAGGCAAGTAATAACTAAAAATAATGTGTATGAAGGGGAACATATAATTCTTGCAGCAGGCTATGAAAGTCGAAAGTTGGCTGCTACAGTTGGGATAGATATTCCAATGAATCAAGTACTTTTAGAAGTTCTCGTTACAGAAGCTCAAAAGCCAATGTTTTATCAAATGCTTGGTACTGCTGAAGCCGATTTCTATGGACATCAAAGTAAGCATGGTTCTTTTGTCTTTGGAGGTGCATCAGGTTTTGAAACGCTTAATAAAGACAATGGAACACCAACTACAGCAAGTATTACAGCTTCATGTATATGCAGAGGAATAATGAAGTATTTTCCAGATTTAAAAGAGGCCAAAATAGTTCGTACTTGGGCAGGCTGGATAGATGAGTGTAAAGATCACGTACCTGTAATAAGTCATGTAGAAGAAGTACCAGGACTTATACTTGCCTGTGCCTTCACTGGTCATGGTTTTGGAATATCACCTACAGTAGGTATGCTTTTATCAGAAATGGTTGAAGGAAAAGAGATGACTCTTGATATAAGTGCTTTTCGTTATGATAGGTTTAAAGCTAAAATTTAA
- a CDS encoding (2Fe-2S)-binding protein — MSKVNDRSRDIGEFISQPDDDMIICRCEEITKGEIRKAVHDGMFTITEIRRYLRTGMGLCQGQTCGKLVKGIVARELKISPLELEPAVSRAPMRPIEMEVFGNEQVGGK, encoded by the coding sequence ATGAGTAAAGTAAATGATAGATCAAGAGATATAGGTGAATTTATTTCGCAACCTGATGATGATATGATAATCTGCCGCTGCGAAGAAATTACAAAGGGTGAAATACGAAAAGCAGTACATGATGGTATGTTTACCATAACAGAAATTAGAAGATATTTAAGAACAGGTATGGGGCTTTGCCAGGGACAAACCTGCGGTAAATTAGTTAAGGGGATTGTGGCAAGAGAGCTTAAAATATCACCTTTAGAATTGGAACCAGCAGTATCACGTGCACCTATGAGGCCTATAGAAATGGAAGTCTTCGGAAATGAACAAGTAGGAGGTAAATAA
- a CDS encoding FAD-dependent oxidoreductase, with protein sequence MKRYDVIVVGAGPAGLSAAIEAAKRGLKVVVFDENSKPGGQLFKQIHKFFGSKEHRAKIRGFKIGEELLQEANDVGVEVILNAIVIGLYLDKEVTVNIDDEVIHFKGDAVIIATGASENMVTFDGWTLPGVIGAGAAQTMMNIHGVKPGNKILMLGSGNVGVVVGYQLIQAGCEVVAIVDAAPRIGGYGVHAAKVARCGVPFYLSHTIIKAEGEECVTGVTIGEVDSNWQIISGTERHFDVDTICLAVGLSPMSQLTKMSGCEMEENPKKGGYVPICDEYGETSIKGIFAAGDVSGIEEASSAMIEGRIAGVAASYRLGFVEKEELEEKAGELEKALSSLRQGMFGPENKGKDIEKTDEGFEVSKNLLKKGYLTDEEVIKYPGVKTMKGIHPVIECSQNIPCNPCQDACPKNCIKIGANITSLPVVDEESTCIGCGMCVASCSGQSIFLVNEDYEEGYTSVTLPYEFLPLPEKGAKGIGLDRSGKEACEVEVLEVKAVKAFDNTNLVTIKVPSEMGMKVRFFKQA encoded by the coding sequence ATGAAAAGATATGATGTGATAGTAGTTGGAGCAGGGCCAGCAGGACTTTCGGCTGCTATAGAGGCTGCAAAAAGAGGACTTAAGGTTGTTGTGTTTGATGAAAACTCTAAGCCAGGTGGACAACTATTTAAGCAAATACACAAGTTTTTTGGTTCAAAGGAGCATAGAGCTAAAATTAGGGGCTTTAAGATAGGAGAAGAATTATTACAAGAAGCAAATGATGTTGGGGTAGAAGTTATTTTAAATGCTATAGTAATTGGACTTTATTTAGATAAAGAAGTTACTGTAAATATAGATGATGAAGTTATTCATTTCAAAGGAGATGCAGTAATAATTGCAACAGGAGCATCTGAAAATATGGTTACCTTTGATGGATGGACACTTCCAGGAGTAATTGGAGCAGGTGCTGCACAAACTATGATGAATATTCATGGAGTAAAACCAGGTAATAAAATTCTTATGCTTGGAAGTGGAAATGTTGGAGTAGTTGTAGGGTATCAACTTATACAAGCTGGTTGTGAAGTTGTTGCAATTGTAGATGCAGCACCTAGAATTGGTGGTTATGGTGTTCATGCTGCAAAGGTAGCTAGATGTGGGGTTCCTTTTTATTTATCTCATACAATAATTAAAGCCGAAGGCGAGGAATGCGTGACAGGAGTTACTATTGGGGAAGTAGATAGTAATTGGCAGATAATCTCTGGAACAGAAAGGCACTTTGATGTTGATACTATATGCCTTGCCGTAGGACTTTCACCCATGTCACAGCTTACTAAAATGTCTGGTTGTGAAATGGAGGAGAATCCTAAAAAGGGTGGATATGTTCCTATATGTGATGAATATGGTGAAACTTCAATTAAGGGGATTTTTGCTGCAGGAGATGTTTCGGGAATTGAAGAAGCAAGTTCAGCTATGATAGAGGGAAGAATTGCGGGAGTAGCAGCTTCCTATAGATTAGGGTTTGTTGAGAAAGAAGAATTAGAAGAAAAGGCAGGAGAATTGGAAAAGGCCTTATCAAGTTTGAGACAAGGTATGTTTGGTCCAGAAAATAAAGGAAAAGATATTGAAAAAACAGATGAAGGCTTTGAGGTTTCAAAGAATCTTCTTAAGAAAGGATATTTAACTGACGAAGAAGTTATAAAATATCCAGGCGTTAAAACTATGAAAGGAATTCATCCAGTTATAGAATGTTCGCAAAATATTCCTTGTAATCCATGTCAAGATGCGTGTCCAAAAAACTGTATTAAGATAGGAGCTAATATTACTTCTCTTCCGGTTGTTGATGAAGAATCAACTTGTATTGGCTGTGGAATGTGCGTTGCATCATGTTCTGGACAATCAATTTTTCTTGTGAATGAAGATTATGAAGAAGGTTATACTTCAGTGACACTTCCTTATGAATTCTTACCACTACCAGAAAAAGGTGCAAAAGGTATTGGTTTAGATAGAAGTGGAAAAGAAGCATGTGAGGTGGAAGTATTAGAGGTGAAGGCTGTTAAAGCTTTTGATAATACAAATTTAGTAACAATAAAGGTTCCAAGTGAAATGGGAATGAAAGTAAGATTCTTTAAGCAGGCATAG
- a CDS encoding (2Fe-2S)-binding protein, with protein MRIENHPILGKPNKGRLVNFEFDGKTFKGYEGEPIATALRAAGVLVHRHTKKGSPRGIFCAIGRCTDCVMVVDGKPNVRTCVTPLAEGMKVQTQYGVSAKKEA; from the coding sequence ATGAGAATTGAAAATCATCCGATTTTAGGGAAACCTAATAAAGGACGTTTAGTTAATTTTGAATTTGATGGGAAAACATTTAAAGGATATGAAGGAGAACCAATAGCAACAGCTTTAAGAGCTGCTGGAGTATTAGTTCATAGACATACTAAAAAAGGATCACCGAGAGGGATATTTTGTGCTATTGGGAGATGTACAGACTGTGTAATGGTAGTTGATGGCAAACCAAATGTAAGAACTTGTGTAACACCACTTGCAGAAGGTATGAAGGTTCAAACACAATATGGTGTTTCAGCTAAAAAAGAAGCATAG
- a CDS encoding tyramine oxidase subunit B, whose protein sequence is MKDTKIDFLYLNEEDMIKAGVKEMAGCVEAMEEMFKLLKIGDYRMGGPNGNSHGVMMVFPEEPIFPNMPKDGPDRRFMAMPAYLGGKFDMAGMKWYGSNVENRTKGLPRSILMLTLNDKDTGAPIAYMSANILSAYRTGAVPGVGVKYFAKEDSKVVGIIGPGVMSKTAFAATMAVRSGIETVKIKGRSKKSIDGFIQYLNEEYPQIKDIIVVDTIEDAVRDCDIVHIATSSPTGDINEYPYISEEWIKPGAILCCPAAARFDDDFILNRARTVTDNIQLYEAWAEEMDFPAYNSIPIPAVHCMDLIAEGKMSKDKIDDLGDVLTGKIPAHRKEDEIVIYSVGGMPIEDVAWGTIVYRSAIEKGIGTKLNLWDEPQLA, encoded by the coding sequence ATGAAAGATACAAAGATAGATTTTCTTTATTTAAATGAAGAAGACATGATTAAAGCTGGAGTAAAAGAAATGGCTGGATGCGTAGAAGCCATGGAAGAAATGTTCAAGTTATTAAAAATAGGAGACTACCGTATGGGTGGACCTAATGGAAATTCACATGGAGTTATGATGGTCTTCCCAGAAGAGCCTATATTCCCTAATATGCCTAAGGATGGGCCAGATAGAAGATTTATGGCAATGCCTGCTTATTTAGGTGGAAAGTTTGATATGGCTGGAATGAAGTGGTATGGATCAAATGTAGAAAATAGAACTAAGGGACTACCAAGATCAATACTTATGCTTACCTTAAATGATAAGGACACTGGAGCTCCTATTGCATATATGTCAGCTAATATCTTAAGTGCTTATAGAACAGGAGCAGTTCCAGGAGTTGGAGTAAAATATTTTGCAAAGGAAGATTCTAAAGTAGTTGGAATTATCGGACCTGGTGTTATGAGTAAGACAGCCTTTGCAGCAACTATGGCGGTTAGATCAGGAATCGAAACAGTTAAGATTAAGGGGAGAAGTAAAAAATCAATTGATGGATTCATTCAATATCTTAATGAGGAATATCCACAAATTAAAGATATCATAGTGGTGGATACAATAGAAGATGCTGTTAGAGATTGCGATATTGTACATATTGCTACATCAAGCCCAACTGGTGATATAAACGAATATCCTTATATAAGTGAAGAATGGATTAAACCAGGTGCAATACTATGTTGTCCAGCAGCAGCAAGATTTGATGATGATTTTATTTTAAATAGAGCAAGAACTGTTACAGATAATATTCAATTATATGAAGCATGGGCAGAAGAAATGGATTTCCCAGCATATAATTCTATTCCAATTCCTGCGGTGCACTGCATGGATTTAATTGCTGAAGGAAAGATGAGTAAAGATAAAATTGATGATTTAGGAGATGTGTTAACTGGTAAGATACCGGCACATCGCAAGGAAGATGAAATTGTTATTTATTCAGTTGGAGGAATGCCAATAGAAGATGTTGCATGGGGAACTATAGTTTACAGAAGTGCAATTGAAAAAGGGATTGGGACTAAGTTAAATCTTTGGGATGAACCACAATTAGCTTAA
- a CDS encoding PTS sugar transporter subunit IIC — MKEYIQTNLIPKVNKIAANKYLKAVSDGFMTIMPVIIVGAIFSLFNSLSIPAYQEFITNTGLKSILTIPNMVTNDMLAVYAVFFIAFSLAKQFDKDAGVAGMISLFTFLAITPISNTSGIINNFLKANKVVLPDGVKAPAANVFTFDYLGAKGLFVAIIVALISTVIYNKLIDSGLAIKMPKGVPPTITKSFLGLIPGFVIIILFMLLNKATTLLPIQGIDGLHSLIYTLIQKPLEAFIGNNIFSFLFAILLAQILWFFGVHGVSAVILPIFYPLWTSLTAANIEAMNAGVSLYELPNIINRSFFSVYALCGGSGATLGLCIYMALRAKSKQYKTLGKLAVLSNICGINEPIVFATPMVLNPYMAIPWICTPLIASVIGYILTYIKVVPRLTTIVPLGTPVLMSGFLAGGVDGWRVALVQVLIIALSALIYLPFFSVIDKKSYLNELEAENSEK, encoded by the coding sequence ATGAAAGAGTATATACAAACAAATTTAATACCAAAGGTTAATAAAATAGCAGCTAACAAGTATTTGAAAGCTGTAAGTGATGGGTTTATGACTATTATGCCAGTTATAATAGTAGGTGCTATATTTTCATTATTTAATTCATTATCAATACCAGCATATCAAGAATTTATTACCAATACAGGATTAAAGTCTATATTAACAATACCTAATATGGTAACTAATGATATGCTTGCAGTATATGCAGTATTTTTTATAGCCTTTAGCCTTGCAAAACAATTTGATAAAGATGCAGGTGTAGCAGGAATGATTTCATTATTTACATTCTTAGCTATAACACCAATTTCAAATACTTCAGGTATAATTAATAATTTCTTAAAAGCTAATAAAGTTGTATTGCCAGATGGTGTAAAAGCTCCAGCAGCTAATGTTTTCACTTTTGATTATTTAGGTGCAAAAGGATTATTTGTTGCAATTATAGTAGCATTAATATCAACAGTTATTTATAATAAATTAATAGATAGTGGATTAGCTATTAAAATGCCTAAAGGGGTGCCACCAACAATTACAAAATCTTTCTTAGGTTTAATTCCTGGATTTGTTATCATAATATTATTTATGCTTTTAAATAAAGCTACTACATTATTACCAATACAAGGAATAGACGGATTACATTCTTTAATATATACCTTGATTCAAAAACCATTAGAAGCATTTATTGGAAATAATATATTCTCATTCCTATTTGCTATATTACTTGCACAAATATTATGGTTTTTTGGAGTACATGGTGTATCAGCAGTTATATTACCAATATTTTATCCATTATGGACATCGTTAACTGCAGCTAACATTGAAGCAATGAACGCAGGCGTATCATTATATGAATTACCTAATATTATAAATAGAAGTTTCTTTAGCGTATATGCTTTATGCGGAGGTTCTGGGGCAACTCTTGGACTTTGTATATATATGGCTTTGAGAGCTAAGAGTAAGCAATATAAAACTCTTGGAAAATTAGCAGTATTATCTAATATCTGTGGAATAAATGAACCAATTGTATTTGCGACCCCTATGGTGCTTAATCCTTACATGGCAATTCCATGGATATGTACACCATTAATAGCAAGTGTAATAGGATATATATTAACATACATTAAAGTAGTACCAAGGTTAACAACAATAGTTCCTCTTGGAACTCCAGTATTAATGTCAGGATTCTTAGCAGGTGGTGTAGATGGCTGGAGAGTTGCGTTAGTGCAAGTGTTAATAATTGCTTTAAGTGCTTTAATATACTTACCATTCTTTAGTGTAATAGATAAGAAGAGTTATCTGAATGAATTAGAAGCTGAGAATTCAGAAAAATAG
- a CDS encoding PTS sugar transporter subunit IIB, which produces MKNITLICAGGFSTSMLVSNMEEAAKDKGVDVVIRAIAESKFVEYENDTDILLLGPQVGYLLEEIKERYVSKKMKIAVIDSIDYGMMNGEKVLNDALNM; this is translated from the coding sequence ATGAAAAATATCACATTAATTTGTGCAGGGGGATTTTCAACAAGTATGTTAGTTTCTAATATGGAAGAAGCAGCCAAAGATAAAGGGGTAGATGTAGTAATAAGGGCTATCGCTGAATCAAAATTTGTAGAATATGAAAACGATACAGATATTTTGTTATTAGGACCACAAGTAGGATATTTATTAGAGGAAATTAAAGAAAGATATGTTTCGAAAAAAATGAAAATAGCAGTGATTGATAGCATTGATTATGGAATGATGAATGGTGAAAAAGTATTAAATGATGCTTTAAATATGTAA
- a CDS encoding PTS lactose/cellobiose transporter subunit IIA, producing METIIMELIVNSGNARSRAMEAIRIAKNGNIEKAREKLEECETELGKAHSVQTNLIHNEAKGNKTEVDLLLVHAQDHLMNAMTIKDMAKEFVDMYEKFSK from the coding sequence ATGGAAACTATAATAATGGAGTTGATAGTTAATTCTGGAAATGCAAGAAGTAGAGCAATGGAAGCAATAAGAATCGCTAAAAATGGAAATATAGAAAAAGCTAGAGAAAAGTTAGAAGAATGTGAAACAGAATTAGGAAAAGCTCATAGTGTGCAAACGAATTTAATTCATAATGAAGCAAAAGGTAATAAAACAGAAGTTGATTTACTATTAGTGCATGCTCAAGATCATTTAATGAATGCTATGACAATTAAAGATATGGCAAAAGAATTTGTAGACATGTATGAAAAGTTTAGTAAATAA
- a CDS encoding sigma 54-interacting transcriptional regulator, with amino-acid sequence MRRIDLVLIKLKELKDSNSNGASAIDIAQMLNLDRANVSKDLNKLATQEKVIKTKGKPTLFKINDGYNKNQTNNGESKEIKEHNVNDTSIMDIFLEKNPSLYVAVEQAKAAILYPPNGMNILLLGETGVGKSTFAGLIYRYAIEMKVKSKNSPFITFNCADYANNPQLLLGQIFGVKKGAYTGADLDKAGLIEKSDGGILFLDEVHRLPAEGQEMFFTFMDKGVYRRLGETDSERSASVLIITATTEDPNTTLLKTFTRRIPMVITIPALKDRGMEERFNLIKQFMIEESGRLGKSIKVSINSIKAFLSYNCENNVGQLKSDIQLACAKAYADYLSNRKDDIKINSVDLLSYIREGLYKEIEHRQLWNKLIDINKRYCIFDKNEEKIIFEENTTDENIYEMLDLRTRELKSRGIRGIELEEEMEKNIEDYFKKYMNKVYGKIDTTNLNNIVDKDIMEVIEDVIEFCEDQLKRKLDKKIYYGLAVHINNSIDRIRRNKKISNPKLNSIRKEYENEFEIALNAIKIIDRDIDIHMPIDEAGFITMFLIYDDQNIKVVRSDVKIIIIAHGVSTATSMADAVNSLLGSKYAIGINAPIEERPKNILEKVKEYIRENQIKTDILFLVDMGSLTTFGKEVESEFKIKTRTVPLACTLHAIEATRKAIIGYSLDEIYKETLEVNNLYDNNVLDYEPEESEEKKLAIITICTTGEGGAKTIKTLIEDSVKFDHNFIEIVPLNFIGKENIYDRIEKIKKAYDILCFVGPFELDLDYPQFMLDDIIEGNCIDNIQKLIDIEKTYVKMQETLENKLKNVDGKAVLKDVKRFSKTVSEALNIKITTNVLIGIALHMSCMIDRLLEGKNIDDFQGKDTYIKENLNLYRIIKSACTSLNTKYSIIISDEEICCLMNFFNPKVYLKNNPHK; translated from the coding sequence ATGAGGAGAATTGATTTAGTGCTTATAAAACTTAAAGAGTTGAAGGATTCAAATTCTAATGGAGCCTCAGCAATTGATATTGCTCAAATGCTAAATTTAGATAGAGCAAATGTAAGTAAAGATTTAAATAAATTAGCAACACAAGAAAAGGTCATAAAAACAAAAGGGAAACCTACATTATTTAAAATAAATGATGGGTACAATAAGAATCAAACTAATAATGGTGAATCAAAAGAGATAAAAGAACATAATGTAAATGACACATCTATTATGGATATATTTCTTGAAAAAAATCCGAGTTTATATGTTGCAGTTGAACAGGCAAAAGCTGCTATACTATATCCACCAAACGGAATGAATATCTTATTGCTTGGGGAAACTGGCGTTGGTAAATCAACTTTTGCAGGGTTAATATATAGATATGCAATTGAGATGAAGGTGAAATCAAAAAATAGTCCTTTTATAACTTTTAATTGTGCGGATTATGCTAATAATCCACAATTACTGCTTGGACAAATATTTGGAGTAAAAAAGGGAGCATATACTGGGGCAGATTTAGATAAGGCAGGCCTTATTGAAAAGTCAGACGGAGGAATTTTGTTTTTAGATGAAGTTCATAGGCTTCCAGCAGAAGGTCAGGAAATGTTTTTTACCTTTATGGATAAAGGGGTATATAGAAGACTTGGAGAAACCGATAGTGAAAGAAGTGCAAGTGTACTTATAATAACAGCAACTACTGAAGATCCAAACACGACTCTATTGAAAACATTTACAAGAAGAATTCCAATGGTAATAACCATACCTGCATTAAAAGATAGAGGGATGGAAGAAAGGTTTAATCTTATAAAACAATTTATGATTGAAGAGTCAGGAAGACTTGGCAAAAGTATTAAAGTATCTATCAATTCAATCAAAGCATTTTTATCTTATAATTGTGAAAATAATGTTGGGCAATTAAAATCAGATATACAGCTTGCTTGTGCAAAAGCATATGCAGATTATTTGTCAAATAGAAAAGATGATATCAAAATAAATAGTGTGGATTTACTATCTTATATAAGGGAAGGATTATATAAAGAAATAGAACACAGGCAATTGTGGAATAAACTTATCGATATAAATAAAAGATATTGTATCTTTGATAAAAATGAAGAAAAAATTATTTTTGAAGAAAATACAACTGATGAAAATATCTATGAAATGCTGGACCTAAGAACTAGAGAACTTAAAAGTAGGGGAATAAGAGGAATAGAACTTGAAGAAGAAATGGAAAAAAACATAGAAGATTATTTCAAAAAATATATGAATAAGGTTTATGGTAAAATTGATACTACAAATTTAAATAATATTGTAGATAAAGATATAATGGAGGTTATAGAAGATGTTATTGAATTCTGCGAAGATCAATTAAAAAGAAAACTTGATAAAAAGATTTATTATGGTTTGGCTGTACACATTAATAATTCAATAGATAGGATTAGAAGAAATAAGAAGATTTCAAATCCTAAATTAAATTCTATAAGAAAAGAATATGAAAATGAATTTGAAATAGCTTTAAATGCAATAAAAATTATTGATAGAGACATTGATATACATATGCCTATAGATGAGGCCGGATTTATTACCATGTTTTTAATATATGATGATCAAAATATTAAAGTAGTAAGAAGTGACGTTAAAATAATAATAATTGCTCATGGAGTTAGTACAGCTACCTCCATGGCAGATGCAGTTAATAGCTTACTTGGAAGCAAATATGCTATAGGAATAAATGCACCAATAGAAGAAAGACCGAAGAATATTTTGGAAAAGGTTAAAGAATATATAAGAGAAAATCAAATTAAAACAGATATACTTTTTCTTGTAGACATGGGTTCATTAACAACCTTTGGGAAAGAAGTTGAAAGTGAATTTAAGATAAAAACAAGAACTGTACCATTAGCATGTACATTACATGCAATAGAAGCAACAAGAAAAGCAATAATAGGTTATTCATTGGATGAAATTTATAAAGAAACCCTAGAAGTAAACAATTTATATGACAATAATGTTTTGGATTATGAGCCAGAAGAAAGTGAAGAAAAAAAATTAGCTATTATAACAATTTGTACGACTGGTGAAGGTGGTGCAAAGACTATTAAAACTCTTATTGAAGATTCTGTTAAGTTTGACCATAATTTTATTGAGATAGTTCCACTTAATTTTATAGGCAAGGAAAATATTTATGATAGAATAGAAAAAATAAAAAAAGCATATGATATATTATGTTTTGTAGGACCATTTGAATTAGATTTAGATTATCCTCAATTTATGCTAGATGATATTATTGAAGGAAATTGCATTGATAATATTCAAAAGTTAATTGATATAGAAAAAACCTATGTAAAAATGCAGGAAACCTTGGAGAATAAATTAAAAAATGTTGATGGAAAAGCAGTTCTTAAGGATGTTAAAAGATTCAGCAAAACCGTTTCTGAAGCTTTAAATATTAAAATTACAACTAACGTACTTATAGGAATAGCTCTTCATATGTCTTGTATGATAGATAGGCTTTTAGAAGGGAAAAATATAGATGACTTTCAAGGTAAGGATACTTATATAAAAGAAAACCTTAATTTATATAGAATTATAAAAAGTGCATGTACTTCATTAAATACTAAATATTCAATTATTATTTCTGATGAAGAGATATGTTGCTTAATGAATTTTTTTAATCCTAAGGTGTATTTAAAAAATAACCCACATAAGTGA